From Trichomycterus rosablanca isolate fTriRos1 chromosome 27, fTriRos1.hap1, whole genome shotgun sequence, a single genomic window includes:
- the rrbp1b gene encoding ribosome-binding protein 1b — translation MDLYDPQTLGIMVFGGFMVVSAIGIALVSTLSMKETSYEEALAHQRRELARTHPPRADKKKKASEKKSKAKKREDKPNGKLPEQDSGPEPTSETSEPEPESEPELPAAPKPFPVAVAPVVPEPVIPEPKAELAVAPPKPVAVSVPPAPSPKDKKKKKVAKVEPAPTKPVEVVTETVTKEQAPKIAKNPVPKEAAVKTAKEPVAKEPTPKVVKEQAAKVAKEPAPKAANEPAPKESAPKPIREPSKKAAKESATKEPAAKSAKESLPKVAQEPVTKESAAKAAKEPAAKSAKESLPKVAQEPVTKESAAKAAKEPAAKSAKESLPKVAQEPVTKESAAKAAKEPAAKSAKESLPKVAQEPVTKESAAKAAKEPAAKSAKESLPKVAQEPVTKESAAKAAKEPAAKSAKESLPKVAQEPVTKEPAAKAAKEPAAKSAKESLPKVAQEPVTKEPAAKAAKEPAAKAPKETSVKTVKESNAKIVKEQPVKVVKQQAVAVAAEVTPVTVIPPKSEQPKAETPSKKKSKKKAEPAAVVDAADVPLLLPFNTLMSTLRSSVFTESETQKLLEAIGNRAGADTWQLASQKGAPLAAMKKQLDEKEKLLSAEQENSAAAKTRIRELTKELSTEKSKLATVETRMSSELSVREQEITALHARMKASYDEHTLQTQRLNSKIQSLQDQLEHGPKAQLARMQQENSILKDALNKATSMAESRQNSELTVLRQDCVRLNRELTERTSAHQAEEERRKALESKMSAMEEKLTKAQTGQAESQQTLQQRLDQVQGELQQALSNSAALQAQLQHAQTEASKLNELQEQVHSTEVKLQERSAEVEALKAELAQAQQDVKEQVVPLQSAPPQVENSEELEQLKSSLTEREGRVVLLEAELKQLREEHAAVKSAQSEPNSEVEAEKNSLTSEIQLLQNSLNEKENLVASLEEQLEKMKANVNEKQTSVQQLQDSLTERHNKVSALEEELKQLKEDMEQQKTAAEIAEAEQPFENLEKDARLISLEEELQQLKEQVENAKAESKTLQEKNSTAVEALSAAERLGEERLSEARNAQNVAQQKLESLQVETKKALKTLFPHVSIEMQQTNWLESFTLKAQETLTHSQQETPKEQDTALTEALQKVKEAQEGQAALQAQCNQYRATLSETEGILKDLQHSVHDGEAVWKSKIVEAEEQRQAALAQVMQLEETLETLKTENQSTEQLKGQVMLLEAQLEKQLESVTFSQSCAQEVEQLKTLLSATRSQLEVAQTEAQKQKAELTAVRQQLKNATEHVQNNEESQISQQEQSQLEQVKGQLQTEESACLKAEQNHDQEGEELKKGTSV, via the exons ATGGATTTGTACGACCCTCAAACTCTAGGCATCATGGTTTTTGGTGGCTTCATGGTGGTTTCGGCTATCGGAATCGCCTTGGTCTCCACTCTCTCTATGAAGGAAACGTCGTACGAGGAAGCCCTGGCCCACCAACGTCGTGAACTGGCCAGAACTCATCCCCCACGTGCTGACAAGAAGAAGAAAGCCTCCGAGAAGAAAAGCAAAGCCAAGAAAAGGGAAGACAAGCCAAATGGGAAGCTGCCTGAACAGGACTCCGGTCCTGAACCGACTTCGGAGACTAGCGAGCCAGAACCAGAATCGGAACCAGAACTCCCTGCCGCACCTAAGCCTTTTCCTGTCGCCGTAGCCCCTGTCGTTCCGGAGCCAGTGATCCCGGAGCCTAAAGCTGAGCTTGCGGTTGCTCCACCTAAGCCTGTAGCGGTGTCAGTCCCACCTGCTCCTTCCCCAAAagacaagaagaagaaaaaggtaGCGAAGGTGGAGCCAGCCCCGACTAAGCCCGTGGAAGTTGTCACCGAAACCGTCACTAAGGAACAAGCCCCGAAGATCGCCAAGAATCCCGTCCCCAAGGAGGCAGCTGTGAAGACCGCCAAGGAACCTGTTGCAAAGGAACCCACTCCCAAGGTTGTGAAAGAACAGGCTGCCAAAGTAGCCAAGGAACCAGCACCTAAGGCTGCCAATGAACCTGCTCCCAAGGAGTCTGCTCCCAAGCCTATAAGGGAACCATCTAAAAAGGCTGCCAAAGAAAGTGCCACTAAAGAACCTGCCGCTAAAAGTGCTAAGGAATCGCTCCCCAAGGTCGCCCAGGAACCAGTCACTAAAGAGTCAGCTGCTAAGGCCGCTAAAGAACCTGCCGCTAAAAGTGCTAAGGAATCGCTCCCCAAGGTCGCCCAGGAACCAGTCACTAAAGAGTCAGCTGCTAAGGCCGCTAAAGAACCTGCCGCTAAAAGTGCTAAGGAATCGCTCCCCAAGGTCGCCCAGGAACCAGTCACTAAAGAGTCAGCTGCTAAGGCCGCTAAAGAACCTGCCGCTAAAAGTGCTAAGGAATCGCTCCCCAAGGTCGCCCAGGAACCAGTCACTAAAGAGTCAGCTGCTAAGGCCGCTAAAGAACCTGCCGCTAAAAGTGCTAAGGAATCGCTCCCCAAGGTCGCCCAGGAACCAGTCACTAAAGAGTCAGCTGCTAAGGCCGCTAAAGAACCTGCCGCTAAAAGTGCTAAGGAATCGCTCCCCAAGGTCGCCCAGGAACCAGTCACTAAAGAGCCAGCTGCTAAGGCCGCTAAAGAACCTGCCGCTAAAAGTGCTAAGGAATCGCTCCCCAAGGTCGCCCAGGAACCAGTCACTAAAGAGCCAGCTGCTAAGGCCGCTAAAGAACCAGCAGCAAAGGCTCCCAAAGAAACCAGTGTGAAGACCGTGAAGGAATCAAATGCTAAGATTGTCAAGGAGCAACCTGTAAAGGTTGTTAAGCAGCAGGCAGTCGCTGTGGCAGCTGAAGTCACCCCGGTGACAGTTATACCACCAAAATCTGAGCAGCCTAAAGCTGAAACTCCATCCAAGAAGAAGTCAAAGAAGAAGGCCGAGCCAG CTGCCGTAGTGGATGCCGCCGACGTGCCTCTGCTGCTGCCGTTTAACACCCTGATGTCCACGCTGCGCAGCTCCGTGTTCACCGAGTCCGAGACCCAGAAGCTGCTGGAGGCTATCGGCAACAGAGCGGGCGCTGATACTTGGCAACTG GCATCTCAGAAGGGCGCCCCCCTGGCGGCTATGAAGAAGCAGCTGGATGAGAAAGAGAAGCTCCTGTCTGCCGAGCAGGAGAACTCCGCCGCCGCCAAGACGCGAATCCGCGAGCTCACCAAG GAGCTGAGCACAGAGAAGAGCAAGCTGGCGACGGTGGAGACCCGGATGAGCTCCGAGCTGAGCGTCCGCGAGCAGGAGATCACCGCCCTGCACGCCCGCATGAAGGCGTCCTACGACGAGCACACGCTCCAGACCCAGCGGCTCAACAGCAAG aTCCAGAGCCTGCAGGATCAGTTGGAGCACGGACCCAAGGCCCAGCTGGCCCGTATGCAGCAGGAGAACTCCATCCTGAAAGACGCCCTGAACAAGGCTACCAGCATGGCAGAGAGCAG GCAGAACTCCGAGCTGACCGTGCTGCGCCAGGACTGCGTGCGCCTGAACCGCGAGCTGACCGAGCGCACCAGCGCCCACCAAGCTGAGGAGGAGCGCAGGAAAGCACTGGAGTCCAAAATGAGTGCCATGGAGGAGAAACTGACCAAAGCCCAG ACAGGACAAGCAGAATCCCAGCAGACTTTGCAGCAGAGGTTGGACCAGGTCCAGGGTGAATTGCAGCAGGCGTTGAGCAACAGCGCCGCCCTGCAGGCCCAACTGCAGCACGCCCAAACCGAGGCCAGCAAGCTTAATG AACTGCAGGAACAAGTACACAGCACAGAGGTGAAGCTGCAGGAGCGGTCCGCTGAAGTGGAGGCTTTAAAGGCTGAGCTCGCTCAGGCACAGCAGGACGTGAAGGAACAGGTCGTCCCGTTGCAGTCTGCACCTCCACAG GTGGAGAACTCTGAGGAACTGGAGCAGCTGAAGAGCAG TTTGACAGAGCGGGAGGGGCGGGTCGTTCTGTTGGAGGCGGAGCTCAAACAGCTGAGGGAGGAGCATGCAGCGGTCAAGAGCGCTCAGTCTGAACCCAACAG TGAGGTGGAAGCAGAAAAGAATTCTCTCACTTCAGAGAttcagctactacagaacag TTTGAACGAGAAGGAGAATTTGGTGGCATCTTTAGAGGAACAACTAGAGAAGATGAAAGCAAATGTGAACGAG AAGCAGACCTCAGTGCAGCAGCTGCAGGACAGTCTCACCGAGCGACACAACAAAGTCTCAGCCCTGGAGGAAGAGCTGAAGCAACTGAAAGAAGACATGGAGCAGCAGAAGACAGCG GCTGAGATTGCCGAGGCAGAGCAGCCGTTCGAGAA cTTGGAGAAAGATGCTCGTCTGATTTCTCTAGAGGAAGAGCTGCAGCAGCTGAAAGAGCAGGTGGAAAACGCCAAAGCTGAAAGCAAG ACCCTGCAGGAGAAGAACAGCACTGCTGTGGAGGCCCTGTCTGCCGCTGAGCGACTGGGTGAAGAGAGACTATCTGAAGCCAGAAACGCTCAG aacgTGGCCCAACAGAAGCTGGAGTCTCTTCAGGTGGAGACCAAAAAAGCCCTCAAAACGCTTTTCCCCCACGTCTCGATAGAAATGCAACAG ACTAACTGGTTGGAATCGTTCACACTCAAAGCACAGGAGACGCTCACACACAGCCAGCAAGAAACACCCAAAGAGCAAGACACAGCATTAacg GAAGCACTGCAGAAGGTAAAGGAAGCTCAGGAGGGTCAGGCAGCACTGCAGGCCCAGTGCAACCAGTACAGAGCCACTCTCAGTGAAacg GAGGGAATCCTAAAGGATCTGCAGCACAGCGTGCACGATGGAGAAGCTGTGTGGAAATCCAAGATCGTCGAAGCCGAGGAGCAGCGGCAAGCG GCTCTGGCTCAGGTGATGCAGTTGGAGGAAACGTTAGAGACACTTAAGACAGAGAACCAGAGCACAGAACAG CTGAAGGGACAGGTGATGCTACTGGAAGCACAGCTGGAGAAACAGCTGGAGTCTGTCACCTTTAGCCAGAGCTGTGCTCAGGAGGTGGAGCAG CTGAAGACCTTGTTATCAGCCACTCGGAGTCAGTTAGAAGTGGCCCAGACTGAAGCTCAGAAGCAGAAGGCTGAGCTGACGGCG GTCAGGCAGCAGCTGAAGAATGCGACTGAGCACGTGCAGAACAACGAGGAGTCTCAGATCAGCCAG CAGGAGCAGTCACAGCTGGAGCAGGTGAAAGGACAGTTGCAGACGGAGGAGAGTGCCTGTCTGAAGGCTGAGCAAAACCATGACCAG GAAGGAGAGGAACTGAAGAAAGGAACCTCCGTGTAA